The Papaver somniferum cultivar HN1 chromosome 3, ASM357369v1, whole genome shotgun sequence genome includes a region encoding these proteins:
- the LOC113357311 gene encoding uncharacterized protein LOC113357311 translates to MKCWVEVNGRNLSECKIVPIEQVDLNSAVIHVVECEKGHTAMAVTIPSWYADTVLLKMFNSPTLSELQKYSTDEDYSIAVGFYILLRAIDPVCY, encoded by the exons ATGAAGTGTTGGGTGGAAGTTAATGGTCGTAATCTTTCAGAATGTAAAATAGTACCAATTGAGCAG GTTGATCTAAACTCGGCTGTGATACATGTAGTTGAATGTGAAAAAGGTCATACAGCCATGGCTGTTACCATCCCGAGCTGGTATGCAGATACTGTCCTATTGAAGATGTTCAATTCTCCTACCTTGTCGGAGTTGCAGAAGTATTCGACTGATGAAGACTACAGTATTGCCGTTGGGTTCTACATTCTGCTCCGAGCTATTGACCCCGTTTGCTACTAA